A window from Saccharomyces cerevisiae S288C chromosome XIII, complete sequence encodes these proteins:
- the DFG5 gene encoding putative mannan endo-1,6-alpha-mannosidase (Putative mannosidase; essential glycosylphosphatidylinositol (GPI)-anchored membrane protein required for cell wall biogenesis in bud formation, involved in filamentous growth, homologous to Dcw1p) → MIVNISAKMILSICFTFLSFFKATHAMDLDTTSKTSICDATALIQGGMLDYYEGTRYGGTVGMFQSPYYWWHAGEAFGGMLENWFLCENDTYQELLYDALLAQTGSNYDYIPSNQTMVEGNDDQGIWGITVMGAVERNFTDPGDGKPGWLAMVQAVFNTMYSRWDSEHCGGGLRWQIFTWNSGYNYKNTVSNACLFQIAARLGRYTGNTTYLEVAEQVFDWLVDVGYVVLNDTANVFDGAEIDTNCTDITKIEWTYNHGIVLGGLAYMYNATNGTGEWETSLTKILNGAKSYFFKDSIMYESACQDYGTCNTDQRTFKSIFSRMLGLTSVMAPFTRDTIDDLIKTSAEAAAKSCNGGTDGHTCGLNWQKQTNDGYYGLGEQMSALEVIQNLLIHDRPAPYKEDNGGTSKGDANAGMNSSTTNVLQNNLNIKKGDRAGAAIITAVILSVLTGGAVWMLF, encoded by the coding sequence ATGATCGTCAATATTAGTGCGAAGATGATCTTATCGATATGCTTTACGTTTCTGTCATTTTTTAAAGCCACTCATGCCATGGATTTGGATACTACTAGCAAAACGTCAATTTGTGATGCGACAGCGTTAATTCAAGGTGGTATGCTGGATTACTATGAGGGTACTAGATACGGTGGTACCGTTGGGATGTTTCAGTCACCATACTATTGGTGGCATGCAGGGGAAGCATTTGGTGGCATGTTGGAAAATTGGTTTCTTTGTGAGAATGATACATATCAAGAATTACTATACGATGCACTATTAGCGCAAACTGGTTCCAATTACGATTATATCCCGTCCAACCAAACGATGGTTGAGGGGAATGATGACCAAGGTATTTGGGGTATTACTGTTATGGGTGCTGTCGAGAGAAATTTTACAGACCCCGGTGACGGCAAGCCAGGTTGGTTGGCAATGGTACAAGCTGTTTTCAACACCATGTACTCAAGATGGGATTCAGAGCACTGTGGCGGTGGTCTGAGATGGCAAATTTTCACTTGGAATAGTGGTTataattataaaaatacaGTTTCAAATGCATGTTTGTTCCAGATTGCGGCGAGGTTGGGCAGATATACTGGTAACACTACATATTTGGAGGTTGCTGAACAGGTTTTCGACTGGCTAGTGGATGTCGGGTATGTGGTTCTTAACGATACTGCAAATGTCTTTGATGGTGCTGAAATTGATACAAATTGCACTGATATTACAAAAATTGAATGGACTTATAATCACGGTATCGTGCTTGGTGGTCTTGCATACATGTATAATGCTACAAATGGAACAGGTGAATGGGAGACCAGTTTGACAAAAATTCTAAATGGTGCTAAAtcttatttcttcaaagataGTATTATGTACGAAAGCGCTTGTCAAGACTATGGCACCTGTAACACCGATCAAAGAACATTcaaaagtattttttctcgTATGCTTGGTCTTACAAGTGTCATGGCTCCCTTTACTAGGGACACAattgatgatttgataaaaacaaGTGCTGAGGCCGCTGCAAAATCATGTAATGGTGGTACAGATGGGCATACATGTGGTTTAAATTGGCAGAAACAAACCAATGATGGCTACTATGGATTAGGTGAGCAAATGAGTGCTCTAGAAgttattcaaaatcttttaattcATGACAGGCCAGCTCCATATAAGGAAGATAATGGCGGTACGTCAAAAGGTGACGCGAATGCCGGTATGAACTCATCGACCACTAACGTGCTACAAAACAATTTAAACATTAAGAAAGGTGATCGCGCTGGTGCCGCTATCATCACAGCAGTCATACTGAGTGTGCTAACTGGTGGGGCTGTGTGGATGCTGTTTTAA
- the TRI1 gene encoding Tri1p (Non-essential sumoylated hypothetical protein; similar to components of human SWI/SNF complex including SMRD3; green fluorescent protein (GFP)-fusion protein localizes to the cytoplasm, nucleus and nucleolus; TRI1 has a paralog, UAF30, that arose from the whole genome duplication), with product MADINKYIPMVDAILSVSNPDEISPKRVRKALQILYSVNLDSQRKLINELILERFGDIQENPRVLIPKNDLISRDQELSLRLQKEEERPLRSTRKRKGKSESKSKRKKKKNDSPDSNSISVRKVLLSAPLQKFLGSEELPRTQVVKMIWQYIKEHDLQNPKDRREILCDEKMEPIFGKKMTMFSMNKLLTKHLFNPDEIVKHEEEQKQTPEKEIKLENESLPNLSG from the coding sequence ATGGCCGACATCAATAAATATATTCCGATGGTTGACGCTATTTTGAGCGTATCCAACCCCGATGAAATAAGCCCAAAAAGGGTGAGGAAAGCCCTGCAAATTCTCTATTCAGTTAATTTGGATTCACAAAGAAAGTTAATTAATGAATTGATTCTTGAGAGGTTCGGCGATATACAAGAAAACCCAAGAGTCTTAATTCCGAAGAACGACCTCATTAGTCGGGATCAAGAACTATCTTTGAGGTTAcagaaggaagaagaaagaccCTTGAGGTCTACgaggaaaaggaaaggtAAAAGTGAAAGTAAATCtaaaaggaagaagaaaaagaatgataGTCCTGATTCCAACAGCATTTCCGTCCGCAAAGTTCTGTTGTCAGCTCCTTTACAAAAGTTTCTAGGATCTGAAGAACTGCCACGAACGCAAGTAGTGAAGATGATATGGCAGTATATCAAAGAGCATGATCTTCAAAACCCAAAAGATCGTAGAGAAATTCTATGCGATGAGAAGATGGAACCAATTTTtggcaaaaaaatgacGATGTTTTCAATGAATAAACTCTTAACTAAGCACTTGTTTAATCCCGATGAAATTGTGAAACATGAAGAGgaacaaaagcaaacacccgaaaaagaaatcaaattgGAAAACGAATCTCTTCCCAATTTAAGCGGTTGA
- the BCH1 gene encoding exomer complex subunit (Member of the ChAPs family (Chs5p-Arf1p-binding proteins); members include Bch1p, Bch2p, Bud7p, and Chs6p; ChAPs family proteins form the exomer complex with Chs5p to mediate export of specific cargo proteins from the Golgi to the plasma membrane; interacts selectively with the activated, GTP-bound form of Arf1p; may interact with ribosomes; protein abundance increases and forms cytoplasmic foci in response to DNA replication stress): MLSQTSIPEVKEDVIGYALHQRRARVGQFQDLGPPDLITLIKSLPSSSSTTTATASANDNGATSNINGQDPTTIVTELHSHDKLKGQIGTFFYCMGIDTSDPTSITIFAKKITDLFLDTPQIWFGKKKHFHVSKISISSWNAFRKYDVNIIVHIPGTVQTYIINSDGEQSQLPSVAEASSGRNSQDLNVNMIWAETFMSGIVRDIMIMKDNRADGESQNLVETLIFNPFTSGELEDVANNFIKLFPLVYEKGVYLDAPTHVLNPSLTNNYLVETLVEIVRLTKSLEACRKMLKKLIEIHPEAVIILIRVYFACDLEIDAVDLINEQLNSPSSFLADDSKTSHIQLIFKSELLSIQSEFLLDVKRDYKLAKEVAMEAVNCAPNEFKTWYLLTRIYIKLNDMSNALLSLNACPMSQVKEKYVLRRIAPITSDENLHLPLPLDASIEEISSLNPMDVQLEQKSADPNLVNLSASSLKSTFQLAYKLLTEIVQITGWEQLLKYRSKIFVMEDEYQGSTSSIDEAEVRGNDISKMRSKRLCERWLDNLFMLLYEDLKTYTDWQSEQLYFDAQNSKYHKLTVEWELFGLCAKRLGHLPEAAKAFQIGLSQRFSPVCAKNLLQFYIDEHKRIRRDSVSANSELTSSQILSSINDIDSSIIDLVVKICCWNHRWYIEFSIILIDALSVAVQDMGITKVHNEIASRFSDPVAQLIDDNILNFLKNFTNDTFDN; encoded by the coding sequence ATGTTGTCTCAAACCTCCATACCGGAAGTGAAAGAAGACGTGATAGGCTATGCGCTACACCAGAGGAGAGCCAGAGTGGGACAATTCCAAGACTTGGGTCCGCCTGATTTAATTACTTTGATCAAATCGTTACCTTCATCCTCGAGCACAACAACTGCTACTGCCTCCGCCAACGATAACGGAGCAACTTCAAACATCAATGGACAAGATCCTACGACCATAGTTACGGAGTTACATTCCCATGACAAATTAAAGGGGCAGATCGGCACTTTCTTTTACTGTATGGGTATCGATACTTCGGATCCAACTTCTATTACAATCTTTGCCAAAAAGATAACCGATCTTTTCTTAGACACGCCCCAAATTTGGTTTGGTAAGAAGAAGCACTTTCACGTATCGAAGATTTCTATCAGTTCTTGGAATGCGTTTAGGAAATATGATGTTAACATTATAGTTCACATTCCAGGAACTGTGCAAACCTACATTATAAATAGCGACGGTGAACAATCGCAACTTCCCTCCGTGGCAGAAGCGTCATCTGGCCGCAACTCACAGGATTTAAACGTCAACATGATTTGGGCGGAAACGTTTATGAGTGGTATTGTACGTGACATTATGATTATGAAAGATAATCGTGCGGATGGAGAATCCCAGAATTTGGTAGAAACACTAATTTTCAATCCATTTACCTCGGGTGAGTTGGAAGATGTTGCCAATAACTTTATTAAACTGTTCCCCTTGGTCTATGAAAAAGGTGTTTATTTAGATGCACCTACTCACGTTTTAAATCCCTCGTTAACCAATAATTATTTAGTGGAAACTTTAGTGGAAATAGTTAGGTTAACTAAGAGTTTGGAAGCATGTCGTAAAATGCTCAAGAAGTTAATAGAAATTCATCCAGAAGcagtaataatattaattcGTGTTTATTTTGCGTGCGATTTAGAGATAGATGCAGTTGACCTGATCAACGAGCAACTAAATTCCCCCTCTTCGTTCTTAGCCGACGATTCAAAGACTAGCCATATCCAGCTAATCTTCAAATCCGAATTATTAAGTATTCAAAGTGAATTCTTACTGGATGTCAAGAGAGATTACAAGCTTGCTAAGGAAGTAGCCATGGAGGCTGTTAACTGTGCACCAAACGAATTTAAAACTTGGTATTTATTGACTAGAATATACATTAAACTAAACGATATGTCAAATGCCTTGCTATCGTTAAACGCCTGCCCCATGTCACAGGTTAAGGAAAAATACGTTCTTAGAAGAATTGCGCCTATTACTTCAGATGAAAATCTTCATCTGCCATTACCATTGGATGCCTCAATTGAGGAGATTTCGTCATTGAACCCCATGGATGTCCAGTTGGAGCAAAAGTCCGCAGATCCAAACCTAGTCAATCTCTCTGCGTCAAGTTTAAAGTCTACTTTCCAACTAGCCTATAAATTATTGACAGAAATTGTCCAAATAACAGGATGGGAGCAGCTGTTGAAATATAgatcaaaaattttcgttATGGAAGACGAGTACCAAGGCTCCACTTCTTCCATTGATGAAGCAGAAGTTCGCGGTAATGATATATCCAAAATGAGATCAAAGAGGCTATGCGAAAGATGGTTGGATAATCTCTTCATGTTACTATACgaagatttgaaaacttaCACCGATTGGCAATCAGAGCAATTGTATTTTGATGCTCAAAACAGTAAATATCACAAATTAACTGTTGAATGGGAATTATTCGGCCTTTGTGCGAAAAGACTGGGACATCTTCCAGAAGCTGCGAAGgctttccaaattgggcTTTCCCAAAGATTTTCTCCAGTATGCGCAAAGAATCTATTACAGTTTTACATTGACGAGCATAAGCGTATTAGGAGGGATTCAGTCTCAGCAAACTCCGAGTTAACCTCTTCTCAAATATTGTCAAGTATCAATGACATCGACAGCTCAATCATCGATCTAGTAGTCAAGATTTGTTGCTGGAATCATCGTTGGTACATCGAGTtctcaataatattaatagaTGCTCTGAGTGTTGCAGTACAAGATATGGGCATTACTAAAGTACATAATGAAATTGCCTCTAGATTTTCTGACCCAGTAGCCCAATTGATTGACGATAACATTCTAAATTTTCTGAAGAATTTCACGAATGACACTTTCGATAAttag
- the FUS2 gene encoding Fus2p (Cell fusion regulator; cytoplasmic protein localized to shmoo tip; required for alignment of parental nuclei before nuclear fusion during mating; contains a Dbl-homology domain; binds specifically with activated Cdc42p) yields MFKTSYNLYDLNYPKNDSLTPIRDYKNDYFHKNDDKLPEIVRKPTRKLSKHENKLNDKKFTNKRPASLDLHSIVESLSNKKIYSPINTEIFQNVVRLNLSPQIPNSPHEGCKFYKIVQEFYLSEVEYYNNLLTANNVYRKALNSDPRFKNKLVKLDSSDELLLFGNIDTIASISKILVTAIKDLLLAKQRGKMLDANEWQKIFTKNEVQQQLYSTFDISEAFEQHLLRIKSTYTSYFVSHQKQMELFTTLRMNKNHFFNKWYEYCLKESGCIKLEDILKSPMKRLTQWIDTLETLESCYEDILSPELGLKLSPTRRKYSLFSNKLETEVSEYKSNSMYNFSLTPSEIIQSYDEDQFTHLLKPPDKQNKNICNASRQESNLDNSRVPSLLSGSSSYYSDVSGLEIVTNTSTASAEMINLKMDEETEFFTLADHISKFKKVMKGLLELKKNLLKNDLSGIIDISLRRINAWKKVIECERPSGAFFAHDNLISTMCSSYIDKLHEQKNQVTILKLTELETDVMNPLERIIAHCTTVKSKLKDLQALKKDYMLFLQEKKANVRDIKRDLLGMHFQNLQNQMKRELPVFITLIHDTIECILLNYIKVFLKYLEIIAGGKKYLQKDLENMSLNDSIATGQIKNLDILQCYSKSRYMTKRMVRKDWPFPGDPSGSRVVRKLFEL; encoded by the coding sequence ATGTTTAAGACTTCATATAACTTGTACGATTTGAACTATCCGAAAAATGATTCATTAACGCCAATAAGAGACTACAAAAATGACtattttcataaaaatGATGACAAATTACCAGAAATTGTTAGAAAACCTACGAGAAAGTTATCGAAACATGAAAACAAACTCAAcgataaaaaattcacgAATAAACGACCAGCAAGTCTGGACTTGCATTCTATAGTGGAGAGCCTGagcaataaaaaaatttactcTCCTATTAACACAgagatatttcaaaatgtcGTGAGACTGAATTTGAGCCCTCAGATTCCCAATTCTCCTCACGAGGGATGcaaattttataaaatcGTACAGGAGTTTTACCTCTCTGAAGTGGAATATTACAATAATTTGTTAACCGCAAATAACGTATACAGAAAGGCATTGAATAGTGATCCAAGATTCAAGAATAAACTTGTCAAGCTTGATTCAAGTGACGAGCTATTGCTTTTTGGGAACATTGACACTATTGCGTCAATCAGCAAAATACTGGTAACGGCAATAAAAGACCTACTTTTAGCCAAGCAACGTGGGAAAATGTTGGATGCGAATGAATGGCAAAAGATATTCACCAAAAATGAGGTACAACAGCAGCTATATTCAACTTTTGATATTTCAGAGGCGTTCGAGCAACATTTGTTAAGAATCAAATCCACCTACACAAGCTATTTTGTTAGCCACCAAAAACAAATGGAACTATTTACTACATTAAGGATGAATAagaatcatttttttaacaagtGGTATGAATATTGTTTAAAAGAGAGTGGATGTATAAAGTTAGAGGACATATTGAAAAGCCCGATGAAAAGACTGACTCAGTGGATTGATACTTTGGAAACTTTGGAAAGCTGTTACGAAGATATTCTTTCGCCAGAATTGGGCTTGAAACTAAGCCcgacaagaagaaaatattctttattttccaataaGTTAGAAACCGAGGTCTCCGAGTATAAGAGTAATTCCATGTATAATTTCAGTTTAACCCCATCAGAGATTATACAAAGTTATGATGAAGATCAGTTTACACACCTTTTAAAACCCCCAGacaaacaaaataaaaatatatgtaATGCATCTCGACAAGAGAGTAATTTGGATAATAGTAGAGTTccttctcttctttctgGATCATCGAGTTACTACTCAGATGTATCAGGGCTAGAAATTGTCACTAATACTTCAACTGCCTCAGCTGAGATGATAAATCTAAAAATGGATGAAGAAACAGAATTTTTTACATTGGCAGATCACATCAGTAAATTCAAGAAAGTAATGAAAGGTTTGTTagaattaaaaaagaatttattgaaaaacgaTCTGTCAGGCATTATTGATATCAGTTTAAGAAGAATAAATGCATGGAAAAAGGTGATCGAGTGCGAACGCCCTTCTGGTGCATTTTTTGCGCACGATAACTTAATATCGACCATGTGTTCTTCGTACATAGATAAACTGcatgaacaaaaaaatcaagtaacaattttgaaactCACAGAGCTCGAAACAGATGTGATGAACCCACTTGAAAGAATCATAGCCCATTGTACTACCGTTAAAAGCAAACTAAAAGATTTGCAagctttgaagaaagattacatgttatttttacaagaaaaaaaagcaaatgtGCGAGATATTAAACGTGACTTGTTGGGAATGCATTTCCAAAACCTGCAAAACCAGATGAAAAGGGAATTACCGGTCTTTATTACTTTGATCCACGATACTATCGAATGTATCTTGTTGAACTATATCAAAGTCTTCttaaaatatttggaaATCATTGCtggtggaaaaaaatacctgCAAAAAGatcttgaaaatatgtCTCTTAATGACTCTATAGCTACCGGCCAAATTAAAAATCTTGATATTTTGCAGTGTTATTCTAAATCACGATATATGACAAAACGCAtggtaagaaaagattgGCCTTTCCCTGGAGACCCTAGTGGAAGCCGTGTTGTCAGAAAACTTTTCGAACTTTAA
- the RNA1 gene encoding GTPase-activating protein RNA1 (GTPase activating protein (GAP) for Gsp1p; involved in nuclear transport), translated as MATLHFVPQHEEEQVYSISGKALKLTTSDDIKPYLEELAALKTCTKLDLSGNTIGTEASEALAKCIAENTQVRESLVEVNFADLYTSRLVDEVVDSLKFLLPVLLKCPHLEIVNLSDNAFGLRTIELLEDYIAHAVNIKHLILSNNGMGPFAGERIGKALFHLAQNKKAASKPFLETFICGRNRLENGSAVYLALGLKSHSEGLKVVKLYQNGIRPKGVATLIHYGLQYLKNLEILDLQDNTFTKHASLILAKALPTWKDSLFELNLNDCLLKTAGSDEVFKVFTEVKFPNLHVLKFEYNEMAQETIEVSFLPAMEKGNLPELEKLEINGNRLDEDSDALDLLQSKFDDLEVDDFEEVDSEDEEGEDEEDEDEDEKLEEIETERLEKELLEVQVDDLAERLAETEIK; from the coding sequence ATGGCTACCTTGCACTTCGTTCCTCAGCACGAGGAAGAACAAGTTTACTCCATCTCTGGGAAGGCACTCAAGTTAACAACCAGTGACGATATCAAACCATACCTGGAAGAATTGGCAGCTTTGAAAACCTGTACCAAATTAGACCTTTCAGGGAATACAATCGGTACTGAAGCTTCGGAAGCATTAGCTAAATGCATCGCTGAAAATACACAGGTCAGGGAATCTTTGGTTGAAGTAAATTTTGCTGACTTATACACTTCGAGGTTGGTTGACGAAGTCGTTGATTCGTTGAAGTTTTTATTGCCTGTTCTGTTGAAATGTCCTCACTTGGAGATTGTGAACCTTTCTGATAATGCGTTTGGGCTAAGAACAATCGAGTTACTAGAAGATTACATTGCACATGCCGTGAATATCAAACATTTGATCTTAAGTAACAATGGTATGGGCCCTTTTGCTGGTGAAAGGATTGGTAAGGCCCTATTTCATCTCGCTCAAAATAAGAAAGCTGCTTCCAAACCATTTTTGGAAACTTTTATCTGTGGTAGAAATAGATTAGAGAATGGATCCGCAGTCTACTTAGCTCTGGGTTTGAAAAGCCACTCCGAAGGTTTGAAAGTCGTAAAGCTGTACCAAAATGGTATTAGGCCTAAAGGTGTCGCCACGCTAATTCATTACGGTTTACAGTACTTGAAAAACTTGGAAATCTTGGATCTTCAAGACAATACTTTCACGAAACATGCTTCTTTGATCCTTGCTAAGGCCTTGCCTACATGGAAGGATAGTTTATTTGAATTGAATTTGAACGACtgtcttttgaaaactgcTGGTTCAGATGAAGTCTTTAAAGTATTCACCGAAGTTAAATTCCCCAATTTGCATGTCTTGAAATTCGAATATAATGAAATGGCTCAAGAAACCATTGAAGTATCCTTCTTACCGGCTATGGAAAAGGGAAATTTACCTGAATTGGAAAAGCTAGAAATAAATGGTAACAGATTAGATGAAGATTCTGATGCTTTAGATTTGCTCCAAAGcaaatttgatgatttagAGGTTGACGATTTTGAAGAGGTCGATAgtgaagatgaggaagGCGAGGACGAGGAAGACGAGGACGAGGATGAAAAACtcgaagaaattgaaacgGAAAGGCTTGAAAAGGAACTGCTAGAAGTACAAGTAGATGATCTTGCTGAACGTTTAGCTGAAACTGAAATCAAATAG
- the TAF9 gene encoding chromatin modification protein (Subunit (17 kDa) of TFIID and SAGA complexes; involved in RNA polymerase II transcription initiation and in chromatin modification, similar to histone H3): MNGGGKNVLNKNSVGSVSEVGPDSTQEETPRDVRLLHLLLASQSIHQYEDQVPLQLMDFAHRYTQGVLKDALVYNDYAGSGNSAGSGLGVEDIRLAIAARTQYQFKPTAPKELMLQLAAERNKKALPQVMGTWGVRLPPEKYCLTAKEWDLEDPKSM; the protein is encoded by the coding sequence ATGAACGGCGGAGGCAAGaatgttttgaataaaaacTCAGTGGGCTCAGTATCAGAAGTTGGTCCGGACTCAACACAAGAGGAAACGCCACGAGATGTCCGTCTTTTGCATCTGCTCCTCGCATCACAGTCGATTCATCAATATGAGGACCAAGTACCGCTACAATTGATGGATTTTGCACATAGGTACACACAAGGAGTCCTTAAGGACGCGTTGGTTTACAACGACTACGCTGGCAGTGGAAATTCTGCCGGCAGTGGATTAGGAGTAGAAGACATACGGCTTGCCATTGCAGCGAGAACACAATACCAATTTAAGCCTACGGCACCTAAGGAGCTCATGTTACAGTTAGCTGCGgaaagaaacaagaaggCATTACCTCAAGTGATGGGTACGTGGGGTGTCAGGCTTCCCCCAGAAAAATATTGTCTCACAGCGAAGGAGTGGGACCTTGAGGACCCAAAGTCTATGTGA
- the RNH1 gene encoding RNA-DNA hybrid ribonuclease (Ribonuclease H1; able to bind double-stranded RNAs and RNA-DNA hybrids; associates with RNAse polymerase I.) — protein MARQGNFYAVRKGRETGIYNTWNECKNQVDGYGGAIYKKFNSYEQAKSFLGQPNTTSNYGSSTHAGGQVSKPHTTQKRVHRRNRPLHYSSLTSSSACSSLSSANTNTFYSVKSNVPNIESKIFNNWKDCQAYVKHKRGITFKKFEDQLAAENFISGMSAHDYKLMNISKESFESKYKLSSNTMYNKSMNVYCDGSSFGNGTSSSRAGYGAYFEGAPEENISEPLLSGAQTNNRAEIEAVSEALKKIWEKLTNEKEKVNYQIKTDSEYVTKLLNDRYMTYDNKKLEGLPNSDLIVPLVQRFVKVKKYYELNKECFKNNGKFQIEWVKGHDGDPGNEMADFLAKKGASRR, from the coding sequence ATGGCAAGGCAAGGGAACTTCTACGCGGTTAGAAAGGGCAGGGAAACTGGGATCTATAATACATGGAATGAATGTAAAAACCAAGTTGATGGTTATGGTGGTGCaatttataaaaaatttaacagCTACGAGCAAGCGAAATCTTTCCTAGGTCAACCAAATACTACATCAAACTATGGAAGTTCAACGCATGCTGGAGGGCAAGTTAGTAAACCTCATACCACTCAAAAGCGAGTTCATCGAAGGAATCGGCCACTTCATTATTCCTCCTTGACATCGTCATCAGCATGTTCATCTTTAAGCTCTGCTAATACAAATACCTTTTATTCAGTAAAGAGTAATGTTCCAAATATCGAGAGTAAAATCTTTAACAATTGGAAAGACTGTCAAGCCTATGTCAAGCATAAAAGGGGTATAACCTTCAAGAAGTTTGAAGACCAATTAGCTGCGGAAAACTTCATTAGTGGTATGAGTGCGCATGATTACAAGCTCATGAATATATCCaaagaaagttttgaatCTAAGTATAAGCTTTCTAGCAATACCATGTACAACAAGTCTATGAACGTTTACTGTGATGGTTCAAGTTTTGGAAACGGCACGTCATCTTCAAGGGCAGGTTATGGTGCATATTTTGAAGGAGCGCCAGAGGAAAATATTTCAGAACCCTTATTATCGGGAGCTCAAACTAATAATAGAGCTGAAATCGAAGCAGTATCAGAagctttgaagaaaatctGGGAAAAGTTAACtaatgaaaaggaaaaagtaaATTATCAAATCAAAACTGATTCAGAGTACGTAACCAAATTATTAAATGACAGGTATATGACGTATGATAATAAAAAACTTGAAGGGCTACCTAATTCTGATTTAATTGTTCCTTTGGTGCAGAGGTTCGTTAAAGTTAAAAAGTACTATGAGTTGAATAAAGAGTgcttcaaaaataatggTAAATTTCAGATTGAATGGGTAAAAGGACACGATGGTGATCCAGGAAATGAAATGGCAGATTTTCTGGCGAAGAAAGGAGCATCTAGACGATAA